The Sphaerisporangium siamense genome includes the window GGGCGTTACTTCCCGGCCGTGCCGGGGTTTTCGCTGATGGACTCCTGATAGATGTCCGCGTAGGTGCGCGAGTCCTTGAGCAGATCGTCGCAGAAGGCGGCGACGTCATCGCCGATGAGTCCCAGGACTCCCTTGCCGGCCGCGACGCCCTCCTCGAAGAAGTCGAGGATCCCTGAGAGCGGGTGCCCGTCAAGCAGATCGATCGGTCCGACCTTGAAGATGTACCTCTGAATCTCCTTGTAGACGATCTGATAGTCCGGCGGCAGCGCCTTGACCCGCGCCGTGTGCGCCCGCCACTGCTTCTTGCCCTCGATGATGTCCCGGACGCCCACGTCAGCCTCCTAGCCGGCCCAGTTTCCTCGCGACGTTCCTGTTCAACTGCTCGCGCCACCGGTCGCGATGGCTCCGGGCACCTTCTCCGCCGGCCAGCGCCGCGCAGAAGCCCGCGATGTCGTCGCCCAGCACCTCGTGAATGCTCTGCCCGTCGGACGCCGTCTCTTCGAGCAGTCCGAGAGCGTTGTCGAGAATCGGCATCAGGTTGCGACCCGTGAAGTCCCCGTAGGAAAAGAGATGAGCCTTGATCTGTTCCCACGCCGCCCGGTAGTCGGCCGGCAACGCCTCGGCCCGGGCTTCGAAGGCCTTCCAGTCCCTGGTGAGGTCGCTGCCTGTCATGGCCTCCCAGAACTTCATCTCCCGCCCTCCTTGAGCTTGTCGATCCGCGATGTGATGTACTCCCATTTCGCCCAGAACGTTGCGAGCTGTTCGCGCCCCGCGTCGTTGAGCGCATAGAACTTGCGCGGCGGGCCCATCCCGGACGGCCGCTTCGTCACCTGGACGAGCCCGTTCTTCTCCAGCCGCAGCAGGATGGTGTAAACCGTCCCCTCGACGACGTCGGCGAAGCCGAGTTCGTTCAGCCGCCGCGTGATGGCGTACCCGTAGGTCTCCTCGCTGCCGATGATCTCGAGCACGCACCCCTCAAGCGTGCCCTTCAACATCTCCGTCAGGTCGTCCATCGTGGCTCTCTTCACTCCTGGTACCTTGTAGTACCGAGTACCACTACATAGTAGCACAGAGTACTGAGCGGATACCCGGTGGGCGCAGTGACAGCGGCGAGCTCCGACGATTTCTGGAAATCGGCATGCCGCCGGTGTCGAGAACGCGGGGCCGGCTCCGTCCCAGGGGCACGAACGGCCACGACGGGCCGCGAGACGAAGGAGAACTACCATGAAGTACCTGCTGCTGAAGCACTACCGAGGCGGCCCGACCCCCACCGTCGCCTTCGAGCCGATGGACCGCTGGACGCCGGAGGAGGTCGACGCGCACGTGCAGTACATGCACGACTTCGCGGCACGCCTGGAGGAGACCGGCGAGTTCGTCGACGGGCAGGCGCTGGCCCCCGAGGGCACGTTCGTGCGGTATGACGGCGAGGGGCGCCCTCCGGTCACCGACGGCCCGTTCGCCGAGACCAAGGACCTCATCGCCGGCTGGATGGTCATCGACGTGGAGTCCTGGGATCGCGCGGTCCAGCTCGCCGGGGAGCTGTCCGCCGCGCCCGGCCCCGGCGGCAAGCCGATCTACGAGTGGCTCGAGGTGCGGCCGTTCCTCTCCGGGGCGCACACGGGCACCGAGTGAACGAGTCGCTGCTGCGGGAGCTCGTGCCCGCGGTGATCGGTGTCCTCGTCCGACGCGGCGCCGACTTCGCGTCGGCCGAGGACGCCGTGCAGGAGGCCCTGATCCGGGCGCTGCAGACCTGGCAGGAGGACCCGCCGCGCGATCCGAAGGCATGGCTGGTCACGGTCGCGTGGCACAGGTTCCTCGACGCCGCCCGCGCCGAGACGTCGCGGCGGGGCCGGGAACTGGCCGTGGAGGTCGAGCCTCCGGCCGGTCCTGCGACCGCCACGGACGACACGCTGCGGCTCTACTTCCTGTGCGCGCACCCCGCCCTGCCGCCGAGCTCGGCCGTCGCCTTGACGCTGCGCGCGGTCGGCGGTCTGACCACGCGGCAGATCGCGACCGCCTGCCTCGTCCCCGAGGCGACCATGGCGCAGCGGATCAGCCGGGCCAAGCGGCGGATCGCGGGGCTGCCGCTCGATCGGCCGGGCGATCTCGGGACGGTGCTGCGCGTGCTCTACCTCGTCTTCAACGAGGGGTACGGCGGGAACCTCGACCTGGCGGCCGAGGCCATCCGCCTCACCCGCCAGCTCGCCGCCTTGACCGACGAACCCGAGGTCGCCGGGCTGCTCGCGCTCATGCTCCTTCACCATGCGCGCCGCGCGTCCCGCACCGGCCCGGGAGGTCGCCTGGTGCCCCTCGCCGCGCAGGACCGATCCCGCTGGGACACCGCCCTGATCGCCGAAGGGGTGGCCATTCTGCAGGCCGCGCTCGCCCGCGACCGCCTGGGCGAATACCAGGCGCAGGCCGCCGTCGCCGCCCTGCACGCGGACGCCCGGAGCGCCTCCGAGACCGACTGGGTGCAGATCGTGGAGTGGTACGACGAACTGCTGCTCCTCACCGGCAGCCCGGTGGTGCGGCTCAACCGCGCGGTGGCGGTCGGCGAGGCCGACGGACCGCAGGCCGGTCTGGCGGCGCTGGCCGGCGTCCCCGCGGACCTGCCCCGTTACACCGCGGTGACGGCATACCTGCACGAACGCGCCGGCGACCTCACCCGCGCCGCCGACCTGTACGCCGAGGCGTCCCGCGCCGCCACCAGCGTGCCGGAACGCGACCACCTCACCCGGGAGGCCGCACGCGTACGGCAACTGCCGCGTCCGTGAGCCACGACATCGCGGTCTCCTGATCGGCGGCAGGCGGCGTCAGCCGAGGTGCCGGGCGAAGAACCGTAGCGTGCTGTCCAGCTCGAATGCCGGGACCTCCCCGTGCTCGCCCGGGTTGGCGTGCAGCGTCT containing:
- a CDS encoding DUF1048 domain-containing protein — its product is MKFWEAMTGSDLTRDWKAFEARAEALPADYRAAWEQIKAHLFSYGDFTGRNLMPILDNALGLLEETASDGQSIHEVLGDDIAGFCAALAGGEGARSHRDRWREQLNRNVARKLGRLGG
- a CDS encoding PadR family transcriptional regulator — encoded protein: MDDLTEMLKGTLEGCVLEIIGSEETYGYAITRRLNELGFADVVEGTVYTILLRLEKNGLVQVTKRPSGMGPPRKFYALNDAGREQLATFWAKWEYITSRIDKLKEGGR
- a CDS encoding DUF1048 domain-containing protein; translation: MGVRDIIEGKKQWRAHTARVKALPPDYQIVYKEIQRYIFKVGPIDLLDGHPLSGILDFFEEGVAAGKGVLGLIGDDVAAFCDDLLKDSRTYADIYQESISENPGTAGK
- a CDS encoding YciI family protein, giving the protein MKYLLLKHYRGGPTPTVAFEPMDRWTPEEVDAHVQYMHDFAARLEETGEFVDGQALAPEGTFVRYDGEGRPPVTDGPFAETKDLIAGWMVIDVESWDRAVQLAGELSAAPGPGGKPIYEWLEVRPFLSGAHTGTE
- a CDS encoding RNA polymerase sigma factor; amino-acid sequence: MNESLLRELVPAVIGVLVRRGADFASAEDAVQEALIRALQTWQEDPPRDPKAWLVTVAWHRFLDAARAETSRRGRELAVEVEPPAGPATATDDTLRLYFLCAHPALPPSSAVALTLRAVGGLTTRQIATACLVPEATMAQRISRAKRRIAGLPLDRPGDLGTVLRVLYLVFNEGYGGNLDLAAEAIRLTRQLAALTDEPEVAGLLALMLLHHARRASRTGPGGRLVPLAAQDRSRWDTALIAEGVAILQAALARDRLGEYQAQAAVAALHADARSASETDWVQIVEWYDELLLLTGSPVVRLNRAVAVGEADGPQAGLAALAGVPADLPRYTAVTAYLHERAGDLTRAADLYAEASRAATSVPERDHLTREAARVRQLPRP